The following is a genomic window from Thaumasiovibrio subtropicus.
GTTGCCGCTCAAGGTCCCCAGTATTGACCCGCTATATCTGGTTTATAAAACGCACCGTCAATCAATCCAACGCTATTTGTGGTTGGAGCCTTTGGTGAAAGATCTACTGCGTTAAAGGTGAATGATAATTGTAAAAGAACGTATAAATGCGGCTTATGTCGGAAAAGTCATCTCTAATCGCTAAATTTGCTGTGAGATTACTGATGAGCCAGTAATCTACGCAGTGATGTTCTCGCTGGGGAGACGTTTATATGGAGGGTACATGGAAGAGTTACAAGGTGGACGAGCGACAACCGTGATGCGTTTAGATGATAAAGTCATCCGCCCTGCTGGCGATGGATCCGGCGCAATTCACCGCTTGCTTAACTTTCTTCACCTTGAGGGTTTTCAACATGCACCTATGGCATTTGGGTATGATGCGCAAGGCAATGAATTACTCTCTTATGTCGTTGGCGATGTGTACGATTATCCGTTGACGGGGGCGGTGGCAAGCCATGAAGCGCTCACCAGTGCCGCAACCTTGTTACGTAAATATCATGATATGACGGCGTTGTTCTTACATGAATCGCGTGAGGCCAATCAATGGGCACTCCCGCCCCGAGAGCCGCAAGAGGTCATCTGCCACAACGATTATGCCCCCTACAATGTGTCACTGACCCGTCAAACGGTCACTGGAATGTTTGATTTTGATTTGGCAGCGCCGGGGCCTCGTGTATGGGATGTCGCTTATGCGGTTTACACATGGGCACCCTTTAAAACCCACCCTTTTGATGCGATGGGTACCTTGACCTCACAAAGCGATCGAGCGCGTCGTTTTTGTGACGCGTATGGGTTAGATAATGCTGCTCGCTTAGCATTGGTTGAAACCATGATCGCGAGGCTGCAAACCTTGGTTGATTTTATGCACCTTGAAGCGGAAAAGGGCAATCAGGCATTCATTGCTAATATCGAAGATGGCCATCATCTTGCTTATCAGAAAGATATTGAGTATTTGAAAAGTAATAGCGAAGCGATTACGCGCACACTGGTGAAGTGAAAAACGGGCCGAAGCCCGTTGAACATTTTTGAAAGAGACATCTCTGCGCAGCTTTTCCTAGAATACCTTTACCTTGTTTGGACAGTTTCTAAATCCCGCCTGTTGAGGTGGCTTGAGCGCGTGCCCCTTTTCTATGATGCTAGCTTTTGATTTAGCCGACCTTTGGGATTGAACAACAGCAACCCAAACACCCCCAGCGCATAAAGACTTGCCCAGCCGAGGCATGCAAAAACAATCATGCAAAGCACAAGTGCTAGATAGGCGAGGGCCTTTGTGGCACCGCTGAGTAGTTTCACTGCCGCAAGCATTGCCAGCAGGTAAATCAGTACAAAGACCCCGTTCGCTAACTTAACAAACATGTGAATGTCGACGCCGATCCCATGGCCAATGAGCAATGAGAGCATGATGACCGCGGTGACAGCATAGGTGGCATTGCGGGGCACGCCTCGTGGATCGATCTGGGTTAGGCGGCTGTTTGTCCTGGTTTGCTTGGCTTGGCTCCATAGCATACGAGATAGGCTCTGCATGTAGAGGTTGACGCTGGCAAAACAGGCGAGAAATCCAAGTAAGCTGACCAATAATTTACTGCTTTGACCAAACAGCATTGCTGTTATCCAAGGTAAAGCACCAGTATCCATCTCTGGTGTCCCGTAAGCAGAAAACTTGAGTACAACCACAGTACAAGCCCAATAGGTCAACCCTGCCACGATACAACCTAAAATGATCGCAATAGGAAAATCGCGCTGGGGATTTTTGAACTCTTCCCCCATGTGAGCAAAGGCTTCGATACCGACGAAACACCAGAACATCACCGCGAGAGCAGCGCCAATTGCCGCCCAATCTACCGTTTGAATCGCAGGCATCTGTATATCGATATGGGTAACGTCACCTCGCCAAAAAAAGAGTGCAATTAAGGTTAATAAACCGATTGCAATCACCGTTTGTAGGCGAGAAGAGGTTTTGCTGCCTGCCAGATTGACCACGACTAATAAGGCAACGGTGAGGCATTCCGCAACAAAAGGATATTGGATCTGGGTGGGGAGCCATGGTGTCAGAAAGCTAGCGGCAAGCGCAATCGCGGCGGGGACACCAACAGGGATGCATGATAGAAACAACCAGCCAACGGCGTTGGCAAGTTTGTCATTGAAACCGATATTAACAAAGTGCGCAGTACCGCCTGCGTTTGGATAACGCTTGCCCAATGCGGCAAAAGTAAGTGCGATGGGGCAGATGGCGATGAGCAGTAGCAGCCACGCCCAAAGGACATCTTCACCGGCCACAGTAGCGGCAAGGGCGGGAATCATAAACAGACCTGTACCAAGCAAGGTGGTGGATAATTGCCCAACTCCCGACAATAAGGTGATTTCTTTTTTTAATTGAGACATGGCGACACTCCGTGTTTCGACGCATTTTTTCAGACTATCGCGACTTGGCAAATAACACATCTGGCAAAGTGACAGTATCGTTAGTTAAAATGACAGCAATTGATGACGAATTGTTGCTGAG
Proteins encoded in this region:
- a CDS encoding aminoglycoside phosphotransferase family protein; amino-acid sequence: MEELQGGRATTVMRLDDKVIRPAGDGSGAIHRLLNFLHLEGFQHAPMAFGYDAQGNELLSYVVGDVYDYPLTGAVASHEALTSAATLLRKYHDMTALFLHESREANQWALPPREPQEVICHNDYAPYNVSLTRQTVTGMFDFDLAAPGPRVWDVAYAVYTWAPFKTHPFDAMGTLTSQSDRARRFCDAYGLDNAARLALVETMIARLQTLVDFMHLEAEKGNQAFIANIEDGHHLAYQKDIEYLKSNSEAITRTLVK
- the yjeH gene encoding L-methionine/branched-chain amino acid transporter; its protein translation is MSQLKKEITLLSGVGQLSTTLLGTGLFMIPALAATVAGEDVLWAWLLLLIAICPIALTFAALGKRYPNAGGTAHFVNIGFNDKLANAVGWLFLSCIPVGVPAAIALAASFLTPWLPTQIQYPFVAECLTVALLVVVNLAGSKTSSRLQTVIAIGLLTLIALFFWRGDVTHIDIQMPAIQTVDWAAIGAALAVMFWCFVGIEAFAHMGEEFKNPQRDFPIAIILGCIVAGLTYWACTVVVLKFSAYGTPEMDTGALPWITAMLFGQSSKLLVSLLGFLACFASVNLYMQSLSRMLWSQAKQTRTNSRLTQIDPRGVPRNATYAVTAVIMLSLLIGHGIGVDIHMFVKLANGVFVLIYLLAMLAAVKLLSGATKALAYLALVLCMIVFACLGWASLYALGVFGLLLFNPKGRLNQKLAS